TCGCCGACCGGTGCCCGTTCCGGCAGGACGCCCTTTCCCGATTCCGCTCGGGGGAGATTCCCGACGATCCCCTCGCCGTGTGCGATCTGGTCGATCCGCCGCCGTACGAGTACGCCCCCGGGCACTTCGCCGCGTGCCACCACCAGCGGGCCGTTCGGGGAGGGGGGGCATAGTGGCCCATTTCATAAATACGGCTGCATTCGAGCGCCGCTGCATCCGCCCCGGCTTCGTTGTGCTCCCTCACCGTACTTACCCAGTACGCCTCGGTCGCAACGCCTTGCCGGAGCGGCGCATCGACGCTCTCGGTGCGACGCCGTATTTATGAAAAGGACCACTCCATGACCGGCGGGATCCACCGGCCGGAGACGGACGGCGCGCTCCTTTCGCTCGTCAGCGTCTACAAGACGTTCCCGGTGCGGAAGTCGTTCTTCTCGGGGGAGGACCTCCGCGTGCGCGCGGTGGACGGCGTTTCCCTCGCCGTCCCTCCCGCAAGGACGCTCGGGCTGGTGGGGGAGTCGGGGTGCGGGAAGACGACCCTCGCCCGCCTCGCGATCCGGCTGCTGGACCCCGATTCCGGGGCGATCCGGTTCGAGGGGAACGACATCACGCGCATGGACGGCGAGGTGCTGCGGACGACGCGACGCCGGATGCAGATCATCTTCCAGGACCCGTACTCCTCCCTCAACCCGCGGATGAAGGTTCGCGACATCGTCGGGGAGGGGTGGCTCGTCCACGGGCTGGCCAGGGGCAAGGAGCTGCGGGAGCGGGCCGAGCGGCTGCTCGTCCGGGTGGGGATGCCGGCGGAGGCGGGGGGGAAGTATCCGCACGAGTTCTCCGGCGGACAGCGCCAGCGGATCGGGATCGCCCGGGCGATCGCCCTCTCCCCGAAGCTGGTGGTGGCCGACGAGCCGGTGTCCGCCCTCGACGTCTCCGTGCAGGCGCAGATCCTCAACCTCCTCAAGGACATCCAGGAGGAGTACGGGATGGCGTACCTGTTCGTCTCCCACGACCTGCGGGTGATCCGACACATGAGCGAATCGGTGGCGGTGATGTACCTTGGCAAGGTGATGGAGACGGCCCCGGCGCGGGACCTCTTCCGGGAGCCGCTGCACCCGTACACCCGCTCCCTGCTGTCGGCCGTCCCGATGCTGGGGGAAGCGCCGTCCGAACGGATCGTCCTGTCGGGGGAGATCCCCTCTCCCGTCGCCCCGCCTCCCGGGTGCCGGTTCCACACCCGCTGCTTCATGGCGAAGAAGGAGTGCGCCGAGGTCTGCCCGCTCCTGCGCGAGGTCGTTCCCGGCCGCTTCGCCGCCTGCCACTTCGTGTAACCGCTCTCCCGCGACAGGAACGGCATTGGAACCAAAACCGTTCCCGGGGCATCGTTACCATTAGGGAGTGATGGACAGATGACCACAAACAACAAAAGCGTGCGGTGCCCGCGTTGCGACGGCGCGATGGTGTTCGAGCGCTTCCAGGACATGCTGACCCTGTTCTACGCCTGGAGGTGCGTGAACTGCGGCGAGATCGTGGACCCGGTCGTCTCCAAGAACCGGGAGCCGGCCCGCGGGACGAAGAAGAAGGCCGTGGGGGAATGATGTCGCATCTCGCCGATTTTCTGTCGTTTTTCATCGCGTTGACAGCGTCGATCCCGGCGTGCTACGCTTCTGTTTCTTTTCCTTTCCGAAATGGGGGTGGGCTGCGTTGTCCGGGGATCCTCTGTTCACGTTTCGCGTCGGGTATGCCGGCCGGTCCCGGGAGGTCCGCGTCGGGCGCACTGCCGCGCTTGCCGCCGCCTCCGTCCTCTCGGCCCTGTTCGTCCTCCTGACCCAGGGGATCTACGATATCCGCGACAACATATCGAAATTGCACGAGTTGCGGGCGTTGCGCCAGCGGGTGTCCGAACAGAACCTGACGCTTTACCATCTCGACACCAAGTTCGAAGGGCTATCGGCCGAGGTCGAGCGCCTCCGGGCCATGGAAAACCGGATCCGGTCGCTGGTGAAGACGGACGACTCCCTCCGGAGGATATCGACGCGAGGGACCGGCGGGGCGGAGACCCCCGAGACGTCCGCCGCGAACCGCCTCGACAAACTGCTCGACCTCAAGTTCGACCGGCTGAAGAAAGACCTCCTGGTCGACGTGAACAGCCTCGACATGCTCGGCGAAGCCCTCGACACCCGCAGGCGGCTCCTCGAAAGCGTTCCGGGCGGATGGCCCGTGCGCGGGACCCTGTCCTCCGTGTTCGGGGTGCGCACCTCCCCGTTCACCGAAACCCCCGTCTTCCACCACGGCCTGGACATCGTCGCGCGGGCGGGGACGCCGGTCGTGGCGTCGGCTTCGGGCGTCGTGGTGAAGAGCGGCTACGAGGCGCTGTACGGGAACCTGGTCGTCATCGACCACGGAGCGGGGTACCGATCCGCCTATGCCCACCTGTCGTCGCGCACCGTCGAGGAGGGGGCGTTCGTCAACCGGGGAGAGGAATTGGGGAACGTCGGATCCACCGGCCGTTCCACGGGACCCCACCTGCACTACGAGGTCCGCGTCAACGGCCTCCCGGTGAACCCCGCCCGCTTCCTGAACTGACGGATCATCCGCGGGGCTCCCACCATGTTCGGAAATCTCCTGAAAAAGATGTTCGGCACCCAGAACGAGCGGATCCTCGACCGGATCCGCCCGACCGTGGACCGGGTGAACGCGCTCGAGTCGTCGGTCGGCTCGCTCCCCGACGACCGCCTCGCGGCGAAGATCGCCGAATTCCGCCAGCGGGTCGCGAACGGCGAGCCGCTCGACGACCTTCTCACCGAGACGTTCGCCGTCGTCCGGGAGGCGGGGAAGCGCGTTCTCGACATGCGGCACTTCGACGTCCAGCTGGTGGGCGGCGTCATCCTCCACGAGGGCCGGATCGCCGAGATGCGGACCGGCGAGGGGAAGACGCTCGTGGCGACCCTCCCGATCGTCCTGAACGCCCTGACCGGCCGGGGCGTCCACCTCGTGACGGTGAACGACTACCTCGCCCGCCGCGACGCCGACTGGATGGGGACGCTCTACCGCTTCCTCGGGATGTCCGTGGGCGTCATCGTCCACGGGATGGACGACACGGAGCGGCAGGCGTCCTACCGTTGCGACATCACCTACGGGACGAACAACGAGTTCGGTTTCGACTACCTCCGGGACAACATGAAGTTCTCGGTGGAGGACATGGTGCAGCGGGACCTCCATTACGCGATCGTGGACGAGGTCGACTCGATCCTGATCGACGAGGCGCGGACGCCCCTCATCATCTCCGGCCCCGCGGAGGAGTCCACCTCCTTCTACACACGGGTGAACTCCGTCATCCCGTTCCTCAAGAAGGACGCCGACTACACGGTCGACGAGAAGGCCCGCCAGGTGCTCCTCAACGAGGACGCGGGGATCCCCAAGCTCGAACGCCTCCTGTCGGTGGACAACCTCTACGACCCGCAGAACATCGAAGTGCTCCACCACGTGAACCAGGCGCTCAAGGCCCACATCCTGTTCCACCGGGACGTGGACTACATGGTGAAGGACGGCGAAGTCGTCATCGTCGATGAGTTCACCGGCCGGCTCATGCCGGGGCGGCGCTGGTCCGACGGTCTCCACCAGGCGGTGGAGGCCAAGGAAGGGGTCAAGATCGAGAACGAGAACCAGACGCTGGCGACCATCACCTTCCAGAACTACTTCCGGATGTTCGACAAGCTCGCCGGCATGACCGGGACGGCCGACACCGAGGCGGCCGAGTTCCAGCAGATCTACAAGCTCGCCGTGACCATCGTGCCGACGAACCAGCCGATGATCCGCGAGGATCTCTCCGACCAGATCTACCGGACGGAGAAGGAGAAGTTCCAGGCGGTCCTCGAGGAGGTCAAGGAGCTGCACGCGCAGGGTCGGCCGGTCCTGGTCGGCACCGTTTCGATCGAGAAATCCGAGCGGCTTTCCGGGCTGCTGACGCGCCACGGCGTTCCCCACAATGTCCTGAACGCGAAGCACCACGAGCAGGAGGCGCAGATCATCGCCGAGGCGGGACATGGCGGACGAGTGACGATCGCGACCAACATGGCCGGCCGCGGCGTCGACATCAAGCTGGGGGAAGGGGTCGTCGGGAAGGGAGGGCTGCACATCATCGGGACGGAGCGCCACGAGTCCCGCCGGGTCGACAACCAGTTGCGCGGCCGCGCGGGACGGCAGGGAGACCCGGGCTCCTCGCGCTTCTACCTATCGCTCGAGGACGACCTGCTCCGGATCTTCGGCTCCGACCGGATCGCGCCGATCATGGAGAAACTGGGGATGGAGGAGGGGGAGCCGATCGAGCACCCGCTCATCAACCGCGCGGTCGAGAACGCCCAGAAGAAGGTCGAGGGGCACAACTTCGACATCCGGAAGCACCTCCTCGAATACGACGACGTGATGAACAAGCAGCGCACGGTGATCTACGACATGCGTCGGGAGATCCTGGGAAGCGAGGACCTCCGGGAGATGGTGCTCGAATTCGCCGGCGAGGTCGCGGAGGATCTCGCCGCGAGGTTCTCGGACGAGAAAACGGTCCCGGAGGAGTGGGATTTCACGGGGCTTTCCACCGCCGTCTACGCCCAGTTCGGGTTCCGGCCGGAGATCCCGGAGTCGGAGAGGCTCCATCTTACGCCGTCCGGCCTCGCGGACCGGGTACGCACGGGTGCGGAGGAGTTCTACGCGAAGAAGGAGGCCGAGTACGGCGCAGAGGCGATCCGCTACCTGGAGCGGATGTTTCTCCTCTCCACGGTGGACACGCTGTGGAAGGACCACCTCCTGTCGATGGATCACCTCAAGGAGGGGATCGGACTGCGCGGGTACGCCCAGAAGGACCCGCTCAAGGAGTACCAGCGGGAAGGGTTCGATCTCTTCTCGGACCTGATCTCCCGGATCAAGGAGGAATCCCTCAAGCGCCTGTTCCACGTCAAGGT
This bacterium DNA region includes the following protein-coding sequences:
- the secA gene encoding preprotein translocase subunit SecA gives rise to the protein MFGNLLKKMFGTQNERILDRIRPTVDRVNALESSVGSLPDDRLAAKIAEFRQRVANGEPLDDLLTETFAVVREAGKRVLDMRHFDVQLVGGVILHEGRIAEMRTGEGKTLVATLPIVLNALTGRGVHLVTVNDYLARRDADWMGTLYRFLGMSVGVIVHGMDDTERQASYRCDITYGTNNEFGFDYLRDNMKFSVEDMVQRDLHYAIVDEVDSILIDEARTPLIISGPAEESTSFYTRVNSVIPFLKKDADYTVDEKARQVLLNEDAGIPKLERLLSVDNLYDPQNIEVLHHVNQALKAHILFHRDVDYMVKDGEVVIVDEFTGRLMPGRRWSDGLHQAVEAKEGVKIENENQTLATITFQNYFRMFDKLAGMTGTADTEAAEFQQIYKLAVTIVPTNQPMIREDLSDQIYRTEKEKFQAVLEEVKELHAQGRPVLVGTVSIEKSERLSGLLTRHGVPHNVLNAKHHEQEAQIIAEAGHGGRVTIATNMAGRGVDIKLGEGVVGKGGLHIIGTERHESRRVDNQLRGRAGRQGDPGSSRFYLSLEDDLLRIFGSDRIAPIMEKLGMEEGEPIEHPLINRAVENAQKKVEGHNFDIRKHLLEYDDVMNKQRTVIYDMRREILGSEDLREMVLEFAGEVAEDLAARFSDEKTVPEEWDFTGLSTAVYAQFGFRPEIPESERLHLTPSGLADRVRTGAEEFYAKKEAEYGAEAIRYLERMFLLSTVDTLWKDHLLSMDHLKEGIGLRGYAQKDPLKEYQREGFDLFSDLISRIKEESLKRLFHVKVQREEERVEMKERAPAARPARVTLSRGDIKSAGKTTQKREGAKIGRNDPCPCGSGKKYKKCCGASA
- a CDS encoding M23 family metallopeptidase, which gives rise to MSGDPLFTFRVGYAGRSREVRVGRTAALAAASVLSALFVLLTQGIYDIRDNISKLHELRALRQRVSEQNLTLYHLDTKFEGLSAEVERLRAMENRIRSLVKTDDSLRRISTRGTGGAETPETSAANRLDKLLDLKFDRLKKDLLVDVNSLDMLGEALDTRRRLLESVPGGWPVRGTLSSVFGVRTSPFTETPVFHHGLDIVARAGTPVVASASGVVVKSGYEALYGNLVVIDHGAGYRSAYAHLSSRTVEEGAFVNRGEELGNVGSTGRSTGPHLHYEVRVNGLPVNPARFLN
- a CDS encoding ATP-binding cassette domain-containing protein — protein: MTGGIHRPETDGALLSLVSVYKTFPVRKSFFSGEDLRVRAVDGVSLAVPPARTLGLVGESGCGKTTLARLAIRLLDPDSGAIRFEGNDITRMDGEVLRTTRRRMQIIFQDPYSSLNPRMKVRDIVGEGWLVHGLARGKELRERAERLLVRVGMPAEAGGKYPHEFSGGQRQRIGIARAIALSPKLVVADEPVSALDVSVQAQILNLLKDIQEEYGMAYLFVSHDLRVIRHMSESVAVMYLGKVMETAPARDLFREPLHPYTRSLLSAVPMLGEAPSERIVLSGEIPSPVAPPPGCRFHTRCFMAKKECAEVCPLLREVVPGRFAACHFV